The following are encoded in a window of Colletotrichum lupini chromosome 3, complete sequence genomic DNA:
- a CDS encoding mediator complex subunit MED14, whose product MIALQNLFHLQLSGRDWLCAGNPIAHRLVFDAVSAPDQTKVFVHTARLSRVESRDLRMLGMVAAQSPLINRGGAPPFFPSIDINPVQVPRPKSTRSRQNNPNNPREPARSLILALRLPCSSVQVQLHVLDGPARAGGRFSGLGCLKSQRQPVPTSVSPRKRASRGAVAGLDNFNKYQSTVHGTLRRHQEVGCNSPSRRTTLPCPAWRTTTVRIPRRYPYLIPIHPIHTCVGSVLSYPFTPLHPYLREALLSPFFSTSLIQRNIHSRASFITDITHTMADHTSAAAYVTPPSYPTNIPFRCALRFRSSMELKENTVIVVLGASGDLAKKKTYPALFGLYRNQFLPKDIKIVGYARTKMDHDDYIRRIRSYMKTPTKEIEQQLNDFCNLCTYVSGQYDKDESFQNLTRHLEELEQGKPETHRLFYMALPPSVFTIVSQHLKRCCYPTKGIARVVIEKPFGKDLASSRELQKSLEPDWKEDELYRIDHYLGKEMVKNILILRFGNSFFGSTWNRQNIDNVQITFKEPFGTEGRGGYFDEFGIIRDVQQNHLLQVLTLLAMERPISFASEDIRDEKVRVLRAMPAIEPKNVIIGQYGKSLDGSKPSYKEDDTVPKDSRCPTFCALVAYIKNERWDGVPFIMKAGKALNEQKTEIRIQFKDVTSGIFKDIPRNELVMRIQPNESVYVKMNSKLPGLSMQTVVTELDLTYRRRFSDLKIPEAYESLILDCLKGDHSNFVRDDELDASWRIFTPLLHYLDDNKEIIPMEYPYGSRGPAVLDDFTSSYGYKFSDAAGYQWPTTSAQAAPNKFKPLHPRYTNYKKPHFRPMHPRYPTAPPMAFATTMDISSLCLAERFVSERYTKTRLSSTEPGFDATSQPRMQLTAMCKMAIVTLQLETIYEGSRPACMPGCTLSPSHHHLPNYLAVNKLNVFARPDFHDPSETPYAPNTSTCELLSTEINDTIPTTISLDAIALSCWLAHPAPMTESRLTATSDRDQHFIILPCSSGTASLSISRKGPPPMPGIVNMENGGLNGTHPNHDRNLKVNGANGGTMEGQPNKGKAPADTPGAGNMANGLSGGNSQNDSQGKQQSQMSTGLTLQQKPRMNDLPEEIVHITQGYIPLSTIVARLAQHTHEELQKTVIEMGSIKWAPPAVNGNTPHGSDAPDDMSEGNKRKKMLMIKFAQDAHSKWVKALVITDWSKNAEAVSKLIDIKAHIDSKRMLYDYSQDLLIDLKRSLDNARLPNPDLKTALQVLTTGEASWIPEPGYIPPPPLTAEEQLKWIDDLNTMLSLRLNLEDYDKIPHQFKNYSIQSGRVTFVVKGEFEVDLTIADEDFTQQFWFIDFRFAFSPSSSKLSDALVSFLEAHVNETLGKEGLEGCYRFLHEFVLTHKISELRRQAIELSRSTWTGTLMVEPLNRALALQYWTTRYGANGPKSWVMIAVNSAKKTNGQTDSKHSSRLVARWYRDNKEVKDVFLPFDVDNLCAEDLLKTAVARHVEHILSSIHTKLLSYPRFVNRESSMTLTVSQMEPMESSLSMQLGPRDNVTLLIQPITGFAAIKPHAKYTLQGETRLNYGGKDPAEDGVTCLENIRWGYFIEECSRRGRSVGWKTCKSPLGGEDIKQIIRTREAFQTIFMQRQSLDQSWFVMVSLSLSGDEWWLLDIDRNTPTRPLKFHTKLQLTRGQPDLDDAFWSHLTLFVTGIVQQATDLEHLHKGKIQYLMKESTNYALPQQVRLPSLVIKLSQILGSSESGAQDGPKDTSRQLGKQDSSWAQDQVEVKFKGLQTRPTAAQGQDGNAPSAAEVLENAELNTIVDAIVRVKDKTKFALLKGRIDRNVSFSPKKGEFIFRIRYLVGQPILETLTTHVKSIDRLVGFLEAMSKARGSVKCERVSLQQVVFTYSDITMPGESDQTQKPKRWRVSLDLAKSQIRMSLEKGNPHARVLDLLTTLVNTQDGLRVLIFYMPVLLPVLRTLENIESKWEPLETTNQGRVEIFTRSIDWIALRYTLPSPTGEPRVLVLEIRSRMRRNEMWWNFTRATQGVVAPDEEFNKILKGVWESHGNGWRGLRTSAASRPGPSTMELLTKLDDLVRAYAVTGDVSSAPSTEGQPTQTSQSTSINQSFGTQPTSVSQGSNRNGGGSKQAPLVLD is encoded by the exons ATGATTGCTCTACAGAACCTAT TCCACTTACAACTTAGTGGGAGGGATTGGCTTTGTGCTGGGAACCCAATTGCCCACCGTCTGGTCTTTGATGCCGTCAGCGCGCCGGACCAAACCAAG GTATTCGTACATACCGCAAGGTTGAGCCGAGTCGAGTCGAGGGATCTACGGATGCTTGGGATGGTCGCTGCTCAGTCACCACTCATCA ACCGAGGAGGTGCCCCTCCTTTCTTCCCCTCCATTGACATCAACCCTGTTCAAGTCCCGCGCCCAAAGTCGACGAGGAGCAGACAGAATAACCCG AATAATCCACGAGAGCCCGCTCGCTCACTAATCCTCGCTCTCCGTCTCC CTTGTTCCTCCGTCCAAGTTCAACTCCACGTCCTTGACGGTCCGGCGAGAGCGGGCGGGCGCTTTTCAGGCTTGGGCTGTCTAAAATCACAAAGACAACCTGTGCCAACCTCTGTCTCACCA CGCAAAAGGGCGAGCCGCGGTGCGGTTGCGGGACTCGACAACTTCAACAAGTATCAAAGTACAGTACATGGCACGCTAAGGCGGCACCAAGAGGTGGGCTGCAACT CGCCTTCGCGCCGCACCACGCTGCCATGCCCTGCCTGGCGTACCACCACGGTACGGATACCGCGTAGGTACCCATACCTTATCCCAATTCACCCCATCCACACATGCGTCGGGTCCGTTCTGTCGTACCCATTCACCCCTCTACACCCCTACCTCAGAG AGGCTTTGCTTTCCCCCTTCTTCTCTACATCTCTCATCCAAAGAAACATTCATAGTCGAGCCAGCTTCATCACTGACATCACACACACCATGGCCGATCACACCTCCGCCGCAGCGTATGTCACCCCGCCTTCCTACCCCACCAACATTCCCTTCCGCTGTGCTTTGCGATTCCGGAG TTCTATGGAGCTCAAGGAGAACACCGTCATCGTTGTTCTCGGTGCTTCCGGAGATTTGGCAAAGAAGAAGACT TACCCTGCTCTGTTCGGTCTG TACCGAAACCAGTTCCTCCCCAAGGACATTAAGATTGTCGGATATGCGCGGACAAAGATGGACCACGATGACTACATCCGCCGCATCAGATCCTACATGAAGACACCCACAAAGGAGATTGAGCAGCAGCTCAACGACTTCTGCAACCTCTGCACCTACGTCTCTGGCCAGTACGATAAGGACGAGTCATTCCAGAACCTGACCCGGCACCTCGAGGAGCTCGAGCAGGGCAAGCCTGAGACTCACCGTCTCTTCTACATGGCACTTCCCCCCAGTGTCTTCACCATTGTCTCCCAGCATCTCAAGAGATGCTGCTACCCCACCAAGGGAATTGCACGCGTTGTC ATTGAGAAGCCCTTTGGTAAGGATCTTGCCAGCTCCCGGGAGCTTCAAAAGTCCCTCGAGCCCGACTGGAAGGAGGATGAGCTCTACCGCATTGACCACTACCTCGGCAAGGAGATGGTCAAGAACATCCTTATCCTTCGCTTCGGTAACTCCTTCTTCGGCTCCACCTGGAACAGGCAGAACATCGACAACGTCCAGATTACCTTCAAGGAGCCCTTTGGCACCGAAGGCCGTGGCGGTTACTTTGACGAGTTCGGTATCATTCGCGATGTTCAGCAGAATCACTTGCTTCAGGTCCTCACCCTGCTCGCCATGGAGCGCCCCATTTCCTTCGCCTCGGAGGACATTCGTGACGAGAAGGTGCGCGTTCTCCGCGCCATGCCCGCCATCGAGCCCAAGAACGTCATCATCGGACAATACGGCAAGTCATTGGACGGCAGCAAGCCATCGTACAAGGAAGACGATACTGTCCCCAAGGACTCGAGGTGTCCCACTTTCTGCGCCCTTGTCGCATACATCAAGAACGAGCGCTGGGATGGCGTTCCGTTCATCATGAAGGCCGGCAAGGCCCTCAACGAACAAAAGACTGAGATCCGTATCCAGTTCAAGGACGTTACCTCGGGTATCTTTAAGGACATTCCCCGCAACGAGCTTGTCATGCGCATTCAGCCCAACGAGAGTGTCTACGTGAAGATGAACTCCAAGCTGCCCGGTCTCAGCATGCAGACTGTCGTCACCGAGCTTGATTTGACCTATCGCCGCCGCTTCTCTGACCTCAAGATCCCCGAGGCTTATGAGTCATTGATTTTGGACTGCCTGAAGGGCGACCACTCTAACTTTGTCCGTGACGACGAGCTGGACGCCAGCTGGAGAATCTTCACCCCTCTGCTACACTACCTGGACGACAACAAGGAGATCATCCCCATGGAATACCCCTATG GATCTCGTGGCCCTGCTGTCCTCGACGACTTCACCTCCTCCTATGGCTACAAGTTCAGTGATGCGGCTGGATACCAGTGGCCTACTACCTCTGCTCAGGCCGCCCCGAACAAGTT CAAACCCCTCCACCCCCGCTACACCAACTACAAAAAACCACACTTTCGGCCAATGCACCCGCGATATCCCACTGCGCCGCCTATGGCATTCGCAAC GACGATGGACATTTCTTCGCTTTGCTTGGCCG AACGGTTCGTATCCGAAAGGTATACCAAGACACGACTGTCCTCGACAGAGCCGGG TTTTGATGCAACGAGCCAGCCCAGAATGCAGCTTACAGCAAT GTGCAAAATGGCCATCGTGACTTTACAGCTGGAAACGATATATGAAGG TTCCCGCCCTGCTTGTATGCCTGGCTGCACGCTCTCACCATCGCATCACCACTTGCCCAATTACCTAGCAGTCAACAAACTGAACGTTTTTGCGCGGCCCGACTTCCACGACCCTTCGGAGACTCCGTATGCACCGAATACCTCGACTTGCGAATTACTCTCCACGGAAATCAACGATACAATTCCGACAACGATCTCGC TTGATGCGATTGCGCTGTCCTGCTGGCTTGCGCATCCGGCGCCGATGACTGAATCCCGTCTGACGGCCACCTCGGACCGGGACCAGCATTTCATTATCCTCCCTTGCTCATCTGGCACAGCTTCACTCAGCATTA GCAGGAAGGGCCCTCCCCCGATGCCTGGAATCGTCAACATGGAGAATGGGGGTTTGAACGGCACACATCCGAACCATGACAGAAACCTAAAGGTCAACGGCGCCAATGGTGGAACGATGGAAGGACAGCCGAATAAGGGCAAGGCGCCAGCCGACACCCCTGGGGCCGGTAACATGGCGAATGGCCTTTCCGGCGGAAACTCTCAAAACGACTCCCAAGGAAAGCAACAATCGCAGATGTCGACCGGGTTGACATTACAGCAAAAACCGAGGATGAACGACCTACCCGAGGAGATTGTGCACATCACCCAGGGGTACATTCCACTATCGACGATTGTCGCGCGACTGGCGCAACACACCCACGAAGAGCTACAGAAGACCGTCATCGAAATGGGTTCCATCAAGTGGGCACCTCCTGCAGTGAACGGGAATACACCCCATGGCAGCGATGCACCTGACGATATGTCAGAAGGAAATAAGAGAAAGAAGATGCTCATGATCAAGTTTGCACAAGACGCACATTCCAAATGGGTCAAGGCCCTCGTCATTACGGACTGGAGCAAGAACGCGGAGGCTGTTAGCAAGCTTATCGACATCAAGGCACACATTGACTCGAAACGTATGCTATATGACTACTCCCAGGACTTGCTGATTGACCTGAAGCGTTCGCTGGACAACGCCCGACTTCCCAACCCTGACTTGAAGACGGCTCTGCAAGTCCTAACGACTGGTGAAGCATCATGGATTCCAGAG CCTGGATATATACCACCACCGCCATTGACAGCAGAAGAACAGCTGAAATGGATCGATGATCTTAACACGATGCTCTCTCTTCGCCTGAATCTGGAAGACTACGACAAAATACCACATCAGTTCAAGAATTACAGTATTCAGTCTGGTAGAGTCACTTTCGTAGTGAAGGGCGAGTTTGAAGTGGATTTGACAATCGCCGATGAGGACTTTACCCAACAATTCTGGTTCATTGACTTCCGATTCGCCTTTTCGCCATCGTCAAGCAAGCTCTCTGACGCGCTGGTGTCATTCCTCGAAGCACACGTTAACGAAACCCTCGGAAAGGAAGGTCTCGAAGGGTGCTACCGATTTCTGCACGAGTTTGTGCTCACGCACAAGATCAGCGAGCTCAGGAGACAGGCCATCGAGCTGAGTCGAAGCACATGGACTGGCACGTTGATGGTGGAACCTCTCAACAGAGCCTTAGCCCTACAATACTGGACCACTCGATACGGAGCCAACGGACCAAAGAGCTGGGTCATGATTGCAGTGAACAGTGCCAAGAAGACGAATGGGCAGACTGATTCGAAGCACTCCAGTCGATTAGTTGCACGCTGGTACCGGGACAACAAGGAAGTCAAGGATGTGTTCCTGCCATTTGATGTGGACAACTTGTGTGCCGAAGACCTCCTCAAGACAGCAGTGGCCAGACACGTTGAGCACATTCTGTCATCCATCCACACCAAGCTTCTATCATATCCTCGGTTCGTCAACAGGGAGTCCTCGATGACTTTGACAGTCTCTCAAATGGAGCCGATGGAATCATCCTTGAGCATGCAACTGGGCCCTCGGGATAACGTTACACTCCTTATACAACCCATCACTGGATTCGCCGCGATCAAGCCTCACGCGAAATATACACTACAAGGAGAAACCCGCCTCAACTACGGCGGCAAAGACCCCGCAGAGGACGGAGTTACCTGCCTGGAGAACATCAGATGGGGCTATTTCATTGAAGAGTGCAGCCGCAGAGGACGAAGTGTGGGCTGGAAGACTTGCAAGAGTCCCCTTGGTGGCGAAGACATCAAGCAAATCATTCGGACTCGTGAGGCATTCCAGACTATTTTCATGCAGCGCCAGAGCCTAGATCAAAGCTGGTTCGTTATGGTGTCCTTGAGCCTGAGTGGCGACGAATGGTGGCTGCTTGATAT TGACCGCAACACGCCAACACGTCCACTCAAGTTTCATACCAAACTACAACTCACTCGAGGGCAACCAGATCTGGATGATGCCTTCTGGTCTCACCTGACACTCTTTGTGACTGGCATCGTTCAACAGGCTACTGACTTGGAACACTTACATAAGGGCAAGATCCAATACTTAATGAAGGAGTCTACTAATTACGCACTGCCACAACAAGTACGGCTTCCGTCTCTGGTCATCAAGCTGTCCCAGATCTTGGGGTCATCAGAATCAGGCGCACAGGATGGCCCCAAAGACACCTCGAGGCAATTGGGCAAACAGGACTCATCTTGGGCGCAGGATCAAGTCGAAGTGAAGTTCAAGGGACTTCAAACTCGGCCTACAGCCGCCCAGGGCCAAGATGGCAATGCTCCCTCGGCTGCGGAGGTGCTTGAGAACGCCGAACTCAACACTATTGTTGACGCCATTGTCCGGGTCAAAGACAAGACTAAATTTGCACTGCTCAAGGGCCGTATCGACCGCAACGTCTCCTTCAGTCCCAAGAAGGGCGAATTCATATTCCGCATACGCTACTTGGTTGGGCAACCTATTCTAGAGACTTTGACAACCCATGTCAAGTCTATTGATCGCCTTGTAGGCTTCCTCGAGGCCATGAGCAAAGCAAGGGGTTCTGTTAAGTGCGAAAGAGTCAGCCTTCAGCAGGTCGTCTTCACGTACAGCGATATCACAATGCCAGGCGAGAGCGATCAGACTCAGAAGCCAAAACGCTGGAGGGTATCCCTCGACTTGGCTAAGAGTCAGATTAGAATGTCCCTGGAGAAGGGGAACCCGCACGCGAGAGTTCTTGACCTACTCACGACGTTGGTGAATACCCAGGACGGACTCAGAGtcttaatcttttatatgCCGGTACTCCTCCCAGTTCTGAGGACCCTCGAGAATATCGAATCGAAATGGGAACCCCTCGAAACAACCAACCAAGGTCGCGTCGAGATCTTCACCAGGTCCATCGACTGGATTGCTCTTCGTTATACTCTGCCTAGTCCGACAGGCGAGCCTCGAGTTTTGGTACTTGAGATACGAAGCAGGATGCGGCGCAACGAGATGTGGTGGAATTTCACTCGTGCAACACAGGGCGTGGTGGCCCCTGACGAGGAGTTCAACAAGATCCTGAAGGGAGTTTGGGAATCTCACGGCAATGGCTGGAGAGGTCTTAGGACGAGCGCAGCCTCGCGGCCTGGCCCAAGCACCATGGAGTTGCTCACGAAGCTCGACGACCTGGTGCGAGCATACGCTGTGACTGGTGATGTTAGCAGCGCACCATCAACCGAGGGCCAACCGACACAAACCAGTCAATCAACTTCAATCAATCAGTCTTTTGGAACGCAGCCAACGAGCGTGAGCCAAGGGAGCAATAGGAACGGTGGAGGAAGTAAGCAAGCGCCCTTGGTCCTCGATTGA
- a CDS encoding 60S ribosomal protein L33-A, whose product MRTYRNRQPTTSARSISPSTILCLPFSSPFGWSVDILTTAKMPSEAGHRLYVKGRHLSYQRSRHVTHSKTSLIKIEGVDDTNAANFYLGKKIAYVYKAQKEIRGSKIRVIWGKVTRPHGNSGVVRAKFSNPLPTRSFGASVRVMLYPSSI is encoded by the exons ATG CGAACATACCGAAATCGCCAACCCACGACGAGCGCCCGGAGTATTAGTCCATCGACAATCCTCTGCCTTCCTTTCTCGAGTCCCTTTGGTTGGAGCGTCGACATACTAACCACCGCCAAAATGCCTTCGGAAGCCGGTCACAGAT TATACGTCAA GGGACGTCACCTCAGCTACCAGCGTAGCCGTCACGTCACCCACTCCAAGACGAGTCTGATCAAGATCGAGGGAGTTGACGACACCAACGCCGCCAA CTTCTACCTCGGCAAGAAGATCGCCTACGTCTACAAGGCCCAGAAGGAGATCCGCGGTTCCAAGATCCGCGTCATCTGGGGCAAGGTCACCCGCCCTCACG GCAACTCTGGCGTCGTCCGCGCCAAGTTCTCCAACCCCCTCCCCACCCGCTCTTTCGGCGCATCCGTTCGCGTGATGCTCTATCCCTCGTCGATTTAA